In Parasteatoda tepidariorum isolate YZ-2023 chromosome 8, CAS_Ptep_4.0, whole genome shotgun sequence, the DNA window gattgagttcaaaattacaaggctacggagatgctTTAGTAGTACtttagtaatcgtaaactcgAAAATAGGGTCGGCtgatcaacgacggttatttaaaatatatatatatatcaattatgTTTCTAGGAAATGCGATTGAATTCACAATATATGTTTATGAGGATTgaactgcttttattttaaacattatttataaaaagaaccaGACAAATTGATAATAAGTAATCTTTTAGAGGGGGAAGACGTGGGAGAActgtaaaattttcgaaaatactgaaattttagattgaaaagTTCAGCTTTCGGAAAAACAATCTAATTTGAgctaagaaaacaaaattatttcaaaggaagCATGGGGGTTGGTGAGCGACAGCGAATAGGGGACTCTTAATTACAATAACAGTGAAGTTCTTTATAATTAGGGGTCaacgaaaaagtattttttgttgtcgcaaatttttgtgaatttttatttcatgtttaaagAATATTGAATTGGGTTATATATGGGCAGTTCTCGgaaattggttaaattttaaaaagattgaattcgagaaattattttgtactccatttgattttgaatttagGAGATgcttaaaaacttcaaaatctaCCTACAAGCTAGTTAGAAAGAAAAGGCAAAAATacgtttctaaaatatttctgcttgttttattttttttaaataataatgaaattgctAATCAGTTCTccacttttcctttttttttttttttttttttttttttttatcttctcattttattccatttgccttcttaaaaaaaatctcacttccaaaatttcgtttaattcCTCTAAACTTTACTATACtttactaaaacaataaaaaaaaatgctaggacaaaatatgtatgtatatatacatacgactatataatgtacaaaaaatatactagTCTTACAACTTTTTGAATTGAATACGCCATTCGtagaaaaagttaagtttttttttttttcttgtgaattGAGCTTTAATTGGTGAGAagagataaataaacattaactcTTCCATTTccacagatttttttcttctcagaattttctttcgtttaaaaaaaataaataaaggcagACGGcgacaaatgaaataattcatcCATCAATCACATTTTGTATTAAAGAATCATTTTGGAATGCGCGCCACTAGTTGCGGCAGAGATAACATCCCTCTTTCTTCCCCCCCAGACTTGCTCGGGCCTTCCTGACCTTGGCAACTCGTGTTCCTGATCTGTCTGCCTGGCGCCAGTCATTTGGATCTCTGCCAGCTCCCTCCCCTTTGATCCGAGCTATTATAAACGAGGACGAGCCTCCAACAAGTCCACACTCTCTCGTTGAAACGCCTAGAGAAGTTATAAACTTGTGATCTTGCATCGAATTCTCTTTTGGATATTGTCTTAAGAGACTTGTCAAATTTTTGACGATTCATTTACACTTTTGGGACTTGTTCGATTTTTCAACTCTCAATTAAAAATGGCTTTCATGATGCCTGTTGTGAAAAATGATTACAACTTGTATGCCAGCTGCCCAAGTACCAAGTCTGGTACTCCCCAGCAGTCCAGGGGACACAGCCTGTCCACTTCCCCTGCTGGTGCTTCCTTCCTAAGTTCTCCCAGACACTCCCACACTCCTGCTTACACTAGAACAGCCAAATCTGACATTTCCTTGCAAAAATTCCACAGCAAAGTTCTGGATAAACTCAAAAGGGCCTTCCGAACCAAGGATACCTCTGGATCAACGGAAGATGTTACCCGGGCTTCCAGATCCTCAATCGAAATCCGGTGAACTCGGTACTCTGGACTTCTGTAACCTATCTTGGCAACCAGAAGACATCGTGATACATATCTACAGCCATGGCAGGTGATGACGGCTACTGCCCTCGCCAAAGGTGCTGGATAGGCAGTCCAATCTAGAGCAATTCTCTTCGCAACCTGctgaaaatcaatttctaccaaCTATGTAAGAGTGCCAAAATGTTTCTTGGGACTGAGGATGCTTTGAAGGTGTACGCCGGTATGATGTTTACTTGTTTATCTTATGAACTGAATTGTCAAAACTAGCTTTGATTCTTCTACATACATCGATTTTGATAAATCGATCCAATCTTACCATTTTCTGATCTATTTCTTGTCAaagactttaattttaaaatttgttcaatattttcttttaacttttactgTCATTACCtcaattcttcattttattgttgCATACTTCACCAGTAATTACTATGTTACTgagctttgtttaaaaatttttacgattGACATAATCTACATTATAAAACGATGTTTTCGAAGAATTATAATGTTCATTCTTACTCATTCTGTTGTTAATCTCATCAAgcattagaatttattttgttaacgatatttattacaatcacttatttatatatttattcttatgttattcaataaatttttgttttttctacaTTTGTATTATGTTTTTCTACAAGTtgtcttataattaattttaagtgtaaaattgATTCTATTGCAGTGATTTTTATAAgtcattcatatatatataatagaattgagtcaaaattaagtatttttaaacgcTAAAGTTTAGAAGTGCatttattaatagataaatCCACAATTGctttataagtaattaataatgataaagcccatatattaatacatataaaacattttccaaaataagtcttttgttgaaatatcatcatgaaattcatttttgaattggaaagaaatattataattgaaaattgagaCCTTGATTATGTATAATGaacttgaaaaatgaaatatattgaagataaaatctttcaaatacatatgaaatttattttatgaaaatgaatttttacttccagtttactaatttcaaattaaatttagttgctttaaaaaaataagtgaaataatttcTCTTGGGGGAAAGtttctactaaaattaaaataataaaatagcctTAAAAGAAATGGAATGTGCCATATTTAGCAAGTAAAACAttaagggaaaaagaaaaaaaagcaagtactaaatatctgaaatatagATCTTTCTCATGTGCCAGTAATATTTCAATCTAGAAATGATGATGAATAAAATAGGATACGAAGTAAGTTATGTTCATTTgtgtaagtataaattttttcatttgtttttcatctttcaaATCAGAAATTCAGCATCTTgattaaatactaatattagttattccatttaatttggcataatttattctaaacagtatgtaatattaaaatattgctctGAAAAATAAAGCGCCActtagaaaatactatttattgaACAACTAACTCTAGCAATTGAACCCTACTGAAAcgtaatgaaatattaattcagaggtcattagatattttaacaaacattaattaatatacaGAGATTAATTTGAAGTTGAAGCAAAGAATCTTTTAATAGTATTGTCTGTATCTGATTATTATATCACAATAcgataaatatacttatttgtaGTCAAATTAATCTGTGAatgtagattaaatttttaaataatatcaagctacataaacaaattttttattacattaaattcagGCTCAACTGACGTAATAGAGTCGGTtgttaaatttagataattgttaaatttgtcGGTTGTTAAATTTAGATCTATATTTTGTACTAATGTGACTGTTAATTCCATAGTTATCAGTCATAATACATCaagagcaatttttattttatttttttttaaataatgctttagaaataataatataaactgGTACAACTTAAACacggaatttaaaattttattattgactgtaaaaaagaagaaaaaaaagaacttctgTTTGTTTAAGTGATAGTgtgattaattgaattttttttctttttctttgtggGGGGTTCAAttgaaatgaagtttaaaaattatttaacactcTAGTATTGATAGCTATTGTATAAGAGCTTACAGAACTAGTttcgtaataataattttatttaatttagaagagATGAAATTGCgtgaaatataaagtaaaatttaaaaaaaaatagaaatacttAAGAATTAAAGATAGTTTAACACTTCGCTCATGGCCTGCAAAAGCGGCATTTTGAGATTAGcggatttaaagttttcattgctaaggaaaatgcataagaaatgctttagtttgcttaaacaaagattaccttcaagttgaattatgagttgtgctagtattgctgctgaaaagaatatgtattttcatttttacacctgttcttagtctAAAACCCGTGTTTTTTGAGatgtgccactattgcagcccatgaacGACTTGTCtacattattttcttcaaatatgcATCTTTTTTCGGTAATATTACTTCAACTACTTCAAAAATTACTAAGATCTTAAGATGCACACGAGTTACAACTCATGTGTAGCAGAAATtcataaatgtttcataaacaTTAAAGAGTTCGTAATAGAAACAGCTTATATAATAGACTGTTAACTATTTCTGACCTTACGATCAGCTatctaaaaagttatttaaatattttgacagGATTATGAAGAATGTTTTGTTTATactgctatatatatataatattttagaatttgccaaaaataaaactagaaagcACATTATCAGGGAATTACAGATATTAggaaatatgcaaataaatatttaagtgagaaaaaatacCATTGATTGCTCTCTAGGAAAGTgggattaaaaacataaaaaaccgTTTgattacttcttaaaaattgagatatttCTATGAAAC includes these proteins:
- the LOC107449542 gene encoding uncharacterized protein; amino-acid sequence: MAFMMPVVKNDYNLYASCPSTKSGTPQQSRGHSLSTSPAGASFLSSPRHSHTPAYTRTAKSDISLQKFHSKVLDKLKRAFRTKDTSGSTEDVTRASRSSIEIR